One Rhizobiales bacterium GAS188 DNA window includes the following coding sequences:
- a CDS encoding trimethylamine---corrinoid protein Co-methyltransferase — protein sequence MDAAEPQERRGRRGRAERAAAERATAQAPPQPRLPFAPVAIVSEDQLEAIHQASLTILAEIGMDILHDEAKVILKGAGADVDPNSDRVRFDKGLIESVVGLAPRSFTLHARNGQRSVELGGNAVAFCSVASAPNAADREGGRRAGAIADYRNFIRLGHSLDSVHLWGGYPVEPVDVHASVRHLDALFDMLTLSDKPIHAYSLGAGRIRDGIEMARIARGIDQETLEREPSLFTIINSSSPLRLDNPMLEGIIQMARRNQVVVLTPFTLAGAMAPVTVVGAVAQQNAEALAGLVLAQSVRPGSPFVYGGFTSNVDMKSGAPAFGTPEYMKSALLGGQLARRYGLPYRSSNACAANTLDAQAAYESVFSLWGAIMGGANLLMHGAGWMEGGLHASFEKMVLDADLLAMVAEFLRPIVVDDGELALEAVREVGPGGHYFGCAHTQARYRNAFFAPMISDWRNYESWREAGAPTAYDTANRLYKEKLAAYSPPPMEAAIREELEAFVARRKAEGGVKTDF from the coding sequence ATGGACGCTGCGGAACCCCAGGAGCGGCGCGGCCGACGCGGACGCGCCGAGCGCGCTGCGGCCGAGAGGGCGACGGCGCAGGCGCCGCCCCAGCCACGCCTGCCCTTCGCGCCGGTCGCTATCGTCTCCGAGGACCAGCTCGAGGCCATCCATCAGGCCTCGCTGACCATCCTCGCCGAGATCGGCATGGATATCCTGCATGACGAGGCAAAGGTGATCCTGAAGGGTGCGGGCGCCGATGTCGATCCAAACTCGGATCGGGTGCGCTTCGACAAGGGGCTGATCGAAAGCGTCGTCGGCCTCGCGCCGAGGAGCTTCACCTTGCATGCCCGCAACGGGCAGCGCAGCGTCGAGCTCGGCGGCAACGCGGTCGCCTTCTGTTCCGTGGCGAGCGCGCCCAACGCTGCTGATCGCGAGGGCGGCCGGCGTGCCGGCGCCATCGCGGATTACCGCAACTTCATCCGGCTCGGCCATTCGCTCGACAGCGTGCATCTGTGGGGCGGCTATCCCGTGGAGCCGGTCGACGTGCATGCCTCGGTGCGCCATCTTGATGCGCTGTTCGACATGCTCACTTTGTCCGACAAGCCGATCCATGCCTATAGCCTGGGCGCCGGCCGCATCCGCGACGGCATCGAGATGGCCCGCATCGCCCGCGGCATCGATCAGGAGACGCTCGAGCGCGAGCCCTCGCTGTTCACCATCATCAACTCGTCCTCGCCGCTGCGCCTCGACAACCCCATGCTCGAGGGCATCATCCAGATGGCGCGGCGCAATCAGGTGGTGGTGCTCACGCCTTTCACGCTCGCAGGCGCCATGGCGCCCGTCACCGTGGTCGGCGCCGTGGCGCAGCAGAATGCCGAGGCGCTCGCCGGCCTCGTGCTGGCGCAGAGCGTGCGGCCGGGCTCTCCCTTCGTCTATGGTGGCTTTACCTCCAATGTCGACATGAAGAGCGGCGCGCCGGCCTTCGGCACGCCCGAATACATGAAATCGGCGCTGCTCGGCGGCCAGCTGGCGCGCCGCTACGGGCTGCCCTATCGCTCCTCCAATGCCTGCGCCGCGAACACGCTCGACGCGCAGGCGGCCTATGAGAGCGTCTTCTCGCTCTGGGGGGCGATCATGGGCGGCGCCAACCTCTTGATGCATGGCGCCGGCTGGATGGAAGGTGGGCTGCACGCCTCATTCGAGAAGATGGTGCTCGACGCCGATCTTCTCGCCATGGTGGCCGAGTTCCTGCGCCCGATCGTCGTCGATGACGGGGAGCTCGCGCTCGAGGCCGTGCGCGAGGTTGGGCCGGGCGGGCATTATTTCGGCTGCGCCCATACGCAGGCGCGCTACCGGAATGCCTTCTTCGCGCCGATGATCTCCGATTGGCGCAACTACGAGAGCTGGCGCGAGGCGGGCGCGCCGACCGCCTACGACACCGCGAACCGCCTCTACAAGGAGAAGCTTGCCGCCTATTCGCCCCCGCCCATGGAGGCGGCGATCCGCGAGGAGCTCGAGGCGTTTGTCGCCAGGCGCAAGGCCGAAGGCGGGGTCAAGACGGACTTCTAG
- a CDS encoding Predicted arabinose efflux permease, MFS family yields the protein MGSARAWTRPIRHGGAPEYALPSVPTVPSPMQRSFLPLLFSVFLLVTGNGVLSTLIPWRARLEGFSDITIGFVGSSYFAGMLLGSLVMPRIVQRIGQVRAFVSCVLMGAAAILSLPWLIEPWSWVLLRGLIGLSLAGLYGIAESWFSGKSDNAHRGSALGLYSVVQYLAWSLGNQIFRLSDPDGWLPFVVSAAIVACATFPLLLAPGEPPRRPAKPSLRFGWLFRMSPVGFVGALLIGASNGPFWSLTPVFAADLGLSANEVAMLMTAFMLGSAALQVPIGKLSDEKDRRTILVSLCLASGVMETLLAQFGGHVGVLGLYALAFALGSVISTQYYVAAAHAVDRTGSDNAVTTTSALLFLYSIGAISGPPIASYLMTYFGPGALYGYTALVHLALIAFTLRQMLYRPPPALRTAEGRMPQH from the coding sequence ATGGGCTCGGCTCGCGCCTGGACCCGGCCCATCCGCCACGGCGGTGCCCCAGAATACGCCTTGCCTTCTGTCCCGACGGTCCCCTCCCCGATGCAAAGAAGCTTCTTACCTCTGCTCTTCTCGGTGTTCCTGCTGGTCACCGGCAATGGCGTGCTCTCGACTTTGATCCCCTGGCGAGCCCGGCTCGAAGGCTTCAGCGACATCACCATAGGCTTCGTCGGCTCGAGCTATTTCGCCGGGATGCTGCTCGGTTCGCTGGTGATGCCCCGGATCGTGCAGCGCATCGGCCAGGTGCGCGCCTTCGTCTCCTGCGTGTTGATGGGCGCCGCCGCGATCCTCTCGCTTCCCTGGCTGATCGAGCCCTGGAGCTGGGTGCTGCTGCGCGGCCTGATCGGCCTGTCGCTCGCCGGCCTCTACGGCATCGCCGAGAGCTGGTTCAGCGGCAAATCCGACAACGCCCATCGCGGCAGCGCACTCGGCCTCTACAGCGTCGTGCAATATCTCGCCTGGTCCCTCGGCAATCAGATTTTCCGTCTCTCCGATCCCGATGGCTGGCTGCCCTTCGTGGTCTCGGCGGCGATCGTCGCCTGCGCTACATTCCCGCTGCTGCTCGCACCGGGCGAGCCGCCGCGACGCCCGGCGAAGCCCTCCTTGCGCTTCGGCTGGCTGTTCAGGATGTCGCCGGTCGGCTTCGTCGGCGCGCTCCTGATCGGCGCGTCGAATGGCCCGTTCTGGTCGTTGACGCCGGTCTTCGCGGCCGATCTCGGCCTCAGCGCGAACGAGGTCGCCATGCTGATGACGGCCTTCATGCTGGGCTCGGCCGCCTTGCAGGTGCCCATCGGCAAGCTGTCGGATGAGAAAGATCGCCGCACCATCCTCGTGAGCCTTTGCCTGGCCTCAGGGGTCATGGAGACGCTGCTCGCTCAGTTCGGCGGACATGTCGGCGTCCTCGGCCTCTACGCCCTCGCCTTTGCGCTCGGCTCGGTCATCTCGACCCAATATTACGTCGCCGCGGCGCATGCCGTCGACCGCACCGGCAGCGACAATGCCGTCACCACGACCTCGGCACTGCTGTTCCTCTACAGCATCGGGGCGATTTCAGGTCCGCCGATCGCCTCGTACCTGATGACCTATTTCGGGCCAGGGGCGCTCTACGGCTACACGGCGCTGGTGCATTTAGCGCTGATCGCCTTCACCTTGCGGCAGATGCTCTACCGCCCACCGCCGGCGCTCCGCACCGCGGAAGGCCGCATGCCGCAACATTGA
- a CDS encoding D-serine deaminase, pyridoxal phosphate-dependent codes for MTMRIEDIDTPAPVVDLDRVERNLKRAADYFGEKKIALRPHIKTHKIVEFSRRQVELGAVGITCQKLGEAEVMVDGGVTDILMTFPILGKSKLERLVALAKRARMSAVTDSAEVADGIAEAAAAAGVRIELLVECDTGTGRCGVQSAAEAAALAERIANTRGIAFGGLMVYPEKGKVANTRAWLAEALAALSRSGLEAKTVSVGGTPDMYHAHELELSTEHRPGTYIYSDRAIAAAGVGTLDDTALRVVATVVSRPTSDRAILDAGSKTLTSDLLGFADHGVILEYPKARIVRLNEEHGIVDLSESPEKPRIGERVTVVPNHACVVSNLFDRVYAVSDGRVLREIPVAARGLVR; via the coding sequence ATGACGATGCGCATCGAAGATATCGACACTCCCGCTCCCGTCGTCGATCTCGATCGGGTGGAGCGCAACCTCAAGCGCGCGGCCGACTATTTCGGCGAGAAGAAGATCGCGCTGCGTCCGCATATCAAGACGCATAAGATCGTCGAGTTCTCGCGCCGCCAGGTCGAGCTCGGCGCCGTCGGCATCACCTGCCAGAAGCTCGGCGAAGCCGAGGTCATGGTCGATGGCGGCGTCACCGACATCCTGATGACCTTCCCGATCCTCGGCAAATCCAAGCTCGAGCGGCTGGTGGCGCTCGCCAAGCGGGCCCGCATGAGTGCCGTGACCGATTCGGCCGAGGTCGCCGACGGCATCGCCGAGGCGGCGGCCGCGGCCGGGGTGCGCATCGAGCTTCTGGTCGAATGCGACACCGGCACCGGCCGCTGCGGCGTGCAGAGCGCCGCGGAAGCGGCGGCGCTCGCCGAGCGCATCGCCAACACCCGCGGCATCGCCTTCGGCGGGCTGATGGTCTACCCCGAGAAAGGCAAGGTGGCGAACACCCGCGCCTGGCTCGCCGAGGCGCTGGCGGCGTTGTCGCGCTCGGGCCTCGAAGCGAAGACGGTGAGCGTCGGCGGCACGCCCGACATGTATCACGCCCATGAGCTCGAGCTCTCGACCGAGCATCGGCCGGGCACCTATATCTACAGCGACCGGGCGATCGCTGCGGCCGGTGTCGGCACCCTCGACGACACGGCGCTGCGTGTCGTGGCGACCGTCGTGTCGCGCCCGACGAGCGACCGCGCCATCCTCGATGCCGGCTCGAAGACGCTCACCTCCGATCTCTTGGGCTTCGCCGATCACGGCGTGATCCTGGAATACCCGAAGGCGCGCATCGTGCGGCTCAACGAGGAGCATGGCATCGTCGATCTCTCAGAGTCTCCGGAGAAGCCCCGCATCGGCGAGCGCGTGACTGTCGTTCCCAACCATGCCTGCGTCGTCTCGAACCTGTTCGACCGCGTCTATGCGGTGTCGGACGGGCGCGTGCTGCGGGAGATCCCGGTCGCCGCCAGGGGGTTGGTGCGATGA
- a CDS encoding 4-aminobutyrate---pyruvate transaminase, which yields MDDKPNSQAARDIAYYFHPATNARRHEEVGPTIMERGKGVHVYDDQGKEYIEGLAGLWSVAVGFGEDRLVRAATRQMQKLPYYHSFNHKSHPVAIDLAERLVKMAPKGLVKAQFTSSGSEANDFVIKLVWYYNNALGRQQKKKFISRQRAYHGVTIAAASLTGLPVNQRDFDLPLPMMKHVSCPHYWRHALPGESEEAYATRLAQELDDTIQKEGPETVAAFIGEPVMGAGGVIVPPKGYWEKIQAVCRKHDVLVVADEVICGFGRTGKMFACELYGIQPDILVLSKAITSSYMPLSAVLVSDAIYQAVADNSAKIGSFGHGFTASGHPVATAVAMENLDIFEERDLVGHVARISPRFLKHVHSFADRPLVGETRGVGLVGAIELVANKETKAPFAKPGSVGPRLQDLAQEEGLVIRGIGEIMAFCPPLIINEAEIDEMFARFGRALTRLESEMGVK from the coding sequence CAATGCGCGCCGGCATGAGGAGGTCGGCCCGACCATCATGGAGCGCGGCAAGGGCGTGCATGTCTATGACGATCAGGGCAAGGAATATATCGAGGGGCTGGCTGGCCTGTGGAGCGTGGCGGTCGGCTTCGGCGAGGATCGCCTGGTGCGCGCCGCCACGCGGCAGATGCAGAAACTGCCCTATTATCATTCCTTCAACCACAAATCGCATCCGGTCGCGATCGATCTCGCCGAGCGCCTGGTCAAGATGGCGCCGAAGGGACTCGTGAAGGCGCAGTTCACGAGCTCGGGCTCCGAGGCCAATGACTTCGTGATCAAGCTCGTCTGGTACTACAACAACGCGCTTGGCCGCCAGCAGAAGAAGAAGTTCATCTCGCGTCAGCGCGCCTATCACGGCGTCACCATCGCGGCGGCGAGCCTGACGGGACTGCCGGTCAATCAGCGCGATTTCGACTTGCCGCTGCCGATGATGAAGCATGTCTCCTGCCCGCATTACTGGCGCCACGCGCTGCCGGGCGAGAGCGAGGAGGCCTATGCCACGCGCCTCGCCCAGGAGCTCGACGACACCATCCAGAAGGAGGGGCCGGAGACGGTCGCAGCCTTCATCGGCGAGCCGGTGATGGGGGCTGGCGGCGTGATCGTGCCGCCCAAGGGCTATTGGGAGAAGATCCAGGCCGTATGCCGCAAGCACGACGTGCTGGTGGTGGCGGATGAAGTGATCTGCGGTTTCGGCCGCACCGGCAAGATGTTCGCCTGCGAGCTCTACGGCATCCAACCCGACATCCTGGTGCTCTCGAAGGCCATCACCTCCTCCTATATGCCGCTCTCGGCCGTGCTGGTGTCGGATGCGATCTACCAGGCGGTCGCCGATAATTCGGCAAAGATCGGCAGTTTCGGGCATGGCTTCACGGCCTCCGGACACCCGGTGGCGACCGCGGTCGCGATGGAGAATCTCGACATCTTCGAAGAGCGCGATCTCGTCGGCCATGTGGCGCGCATCTCGCCGCGCTTCCTGAAGCACGTGCACAGCTTCGCCGACCGTCCGCTGGTCGGGGAGACGCGCGGCGTCGGTCTCGTCGGCGCGATCGAGCTCGTGGCCAACAAGGAAACCAAGGCGCCCTTCGCCAAGCCCGGCAGCGTCGGCCCGCGGCTGCAGGACCTCGCCCAGGAAGAGGGGCTCGTCATCCGCGGCATCGGCGAGATCATGGCATTCTGTCCGCCGCTGATCATCAACGAGGCCGAGATCGACGAGATGTTCGCGCGCTTCGGCCGGGCGCTGACGCGGCTCGAGAGCGAGATGGGGGTGAAATGA